One Gambusia affinis linkage group LG15, SWU_Gaff_1.0, whole genome shotgun sequence genomic window carries:
- the LOC122845457 gene encoding odorant receptor 131-2-like, with protein MKMLTNQTERNNTAELQREGLLLVVLSSVVTTLPCSVFLFINLTALYTLRSKEVFRETARYILLFNLLLADTLQMVTSQWLFLLSLGRVTLLYPICASALAFYSLLHRISSIILVIMCLERYIAVCYPLRHNAIVTTRNTTMVIWVVWTFILLNVAIQIILMFVFLSEEQQVMQMADYCGKGDTFTAPASDIYDKVSTYSLFVLGGVTVIFCYTGIIVAARSAATDKELASKAQRTLLLHLLQMGLTVLSTVHNALITPISKNLDRVITMRLQIFLYVSVSILPKCLNSLIYGLRDQTIRPVLILNLSCQWRGSVSIPVVRNKKNPRVHVT; from the coding sequence atgAAGATGCTCACCAATCAAACTGAGAGGAACAACACTGCTGAGCTGCAGCGTGAGGGTCTCCTATTGGTGGTGTTGTCTTCTGTTGTGACAACTCTGCCCTGCTCTGTGTTTCTCTTCATTAATCTAACCGCTTTATACACCCTGAGAAGTAAAGAGGTGTTTCGAGAGACAGCTCGCTACATTCTTCTGTTTAACCTGCTGCTTGCAGACACACTGCAGATGGTAACGAGTCAGTGGCTGTTTCTCCTGTCTCTCGGTAGAGTAACTCTGTTGTATCCCATCTGTGCCTCTGCGTTAGCATTTTATTCTCTTCTTCATAGAATTTCTTCAATAATTCTGGTGATTATGTGTTTAGAGAGATACATAGCAGTTTGCTATCCTCTCAGACACAATGCCATCGTCACCACCAGAAACACCACCATGGTCATTTGGGTCGTTTGGACTTTCATTTTGCTAAATGTTGCAATTCAAATAATTCTAATGTTCGTGTTTTTATCAGAAGAACAGCAAGTAATGCAGATGGCAGACTATTGTGGAAAAGGGGATACGTTTACTGCTCCAGCATCTGACATTTACGACAAAGTCTCGACCTACTCCCTGTTTGTGCTCGGAGGTGTAACGGTCATTTTCTGCTACACTGGTATCATTGTAGCAGCTCGTTCTGCTGCCACAGATAAAGAATTAGCCAGCAAAGCCCAGAGGACTCTGCTGCTGCACCTGCTGCAAATGGGCCTCACGGTGTTGTCAACAGTACACAATGCATTGATAACACCCATCTCCAAAAATCTAGACAGAGTTATTACTATGCgccttcagatttttctttatgtttctgtgtctATTCTTCCTAAATGTCTAAACTCCCTCATTTATGGTCTGAGAGACCAAACAATCAGGCCGGTCCTCATACTCAATCTCAGCTGTCAGTGGAGAGGCTCAGTTTCAATCCCTGTGGTTAGGAATAAGAAAAACCCCAGAGTGCATGTCACTTGA